The proteins below are encoded in one region of Pomacea canaliculata isolate SZHN2017 linkage group LG7, ASM307304v1, whole genome shotgun sequence:
- the LOC112568578 gene encoding uncharacterized protein LOC112568578: MPAAPNQQVYSCLQIKYSMDLWILWTFFAVSLLAKEGCSEFTIGGCEEGRVDVVEDRTYSFTCDSYTSWGPEWTVYGDKGKLLYRGSCQQRSCTPWNDQFSVGEKYQLQYHGSSYYTSSLIIKDIKRDSARLLYCISSLESTMCKLRIIATPVYRDCSVRISNWMVTGSCTLTKMYSSDNNYYCKWRESGNNNEEFGDFQTQPVPYKGWNSREYTTGVCSFAKPTPLIRGLYTYNMRVLPGDVHFQQTINIGEPYQVKLTHSCPEYVFEESSINCSCSASRDVTPPALLVWEGRNDVKLLLTNISRQQDQEQFTCQLKWGPDGSIKENMSYRLTVAWNKQANTPRTNAGVIGGVIAAVLALIIVAGLIVYIIKKRKGILDREWSFLRVFSRARKLFNQRPVTPLAVIKKPQTQIMTQIQTQTSIRRHVSPSGDTASSGHVTDDYAVVYKKSFNNTDDNENNGAHQASLKINGVERQTIVLTPTTKPKSALNTQTKVQDLHGTVYMNVTEVPTDSGLGVYHVVPWATLSGSPEPDTNEYSVPTTSEDEYNELHFEDDRTGQEDQSDTYHHLQIT, translated from the exons ATGCCAGCTGCACCAAATCAACAAGTCTACTCGTGTCTACAGATAAAATATTCCATGGATCTCTGGATACTGTGGACgttttttgctgtttccttACTCGCCAAAGAGGGCTGTTCAG agtTCACTATCGGTGGTTGCGAAGAGGGTCGTGTAGATGTTGTTGAAGACAGGACTTATTCATTCACGTGCGACTCATACACCAGCTGGGGACCAGAGTGGACGGTTTATGGTGATAAAGGAAAACTCCTTTATCGCGGGTCTTGCCAACAAAGGTCTTGTACTCCTTGGAATGATCAGTTTTCTGTAGGCGAAAAGTATCAATTACAGTACCACGGTTCCAGTTACTACACTTCCAGTCTTATCATAAAAGACATCAAGAGGGATTCAGCTCGATTGTTATACTGCATCAGTTCATTGGAATCTACAATGTGCAAATTAAGAATAATTG CTACCCCGGTGTATAGAGACTGCAGTGTACGTATTTCAAACTGGATGGTGACCGGAAGCTGCACATTGACAAAGATGTATTCTTCAGACAACAACTATTATTGCAAATGGAGGGAGAGTGGGAACAACAATGAG GAATTTGGAGATTTCCAAACTCAACCAGTTCCCTACAAAGGATGGAACTCGAGAGAGTATACTACTGGGGTTTGTTCTTTCGCTAAGCCAACGCCTCTCATCCGTGGGTTGTATACATACAATATGAGAGTGTTGCCAGGCGATGTTCATTTtcagcaaacaataaatatag gTGAGCCATATCAGGTAAAACTTACCCACAGTTGTCCAGAGTATGTATTCGAAGAATCAAGTATAAACTGTTCATGCTCTGCTTCAAGAGATGTAACTCCACCAGCACTACTGGTGTGGGAAGGAAGGAATGATGTAAAACTTTTACTCACAAATATAAGCCGGCAGCAGGATCAAGAACAATTCACATGTCAACTAAAATGGGGTCCAGACGGCTccattaaagaaaacatgtcCTACAGACTTACTGTTGCCT gGAACAAGCAAGCAAATACACCTCGGACTAATGCGGGGGTAATTGGTGGAGTTATTGCAGCTGTACTAGCACTCATTATTGTTGCAGGTTTGATTGTGTACatcatcaaaaaaagaaaag GGATCCTAGACAGAGAATGGAGCTTCTTGAGAGTTTTCTCTCGCGCTCGCAAACTTTTTAACCAGAGACCTGTGACGCCATTAGCTGTCATCAAGAAGCCACAGACACAGATAATgacacaaatacagacacagaCGTCGATTAGAAGACATGTATCTCCTTCAGGCGACACAGCAagttcaggtcacgtgacggatgACTATGCAGTGGTCTATAAAAAGTCGTTCAACAACACCGATGATAATGAGAATAATGGAGCCCACCAAGCGAGTCTAAAGATAAATGGAGTTGAGAGGCAGACAATAGTATTGACACCAACTACAAAGCCTAAGTCAGCTCTAAACACTCAGACGAAAGTCCAAGATTTGCATG GCACAGTTTATATGAATGTCACTGAGGTGCCGACTGACTCTGGTTTGGGTGTGTATCATGTAGTTCCCTGGGCAACACTGTCTGGATCACCTGAACCTGACACAAAC GAATATTCTGTACCAACCACTTCCGAAGATGAGTACAACGAACTGCATTTTGAAGATGATCGTACCGGACAAGAGGACCAATCCGATACCTACCACCATCTtcaaataacataa